From the genome of Solanum pennellii chromosome 6, SPENNV200:
ttcACATTTCTCCCTTTCTTTCTAAAGTCAACTCTTCCATTTTCCCActctattaaaaaatataaaacccCTCTCTATATATATGTCTCCCATTTACATCATTtcacaaaaccaaaaaaaaaaaaacacttctcCTCCCCTCCTCCTAGTCAATAACGAAAACCAAGATCGATTTTCATCATCATACCATTTAATATTATCGAtattatcattaatattatCAATCAGTATCACATTCGAAAATGATGAAGTTGATCAAAGTCATAGTTATTATAGCCATTACAATGGCTCTCACCATCTCTCTACTCACCATGCAACACAAATCAAACAACCctggatttcatgaggatgtaAAAGTTTCAGACGTGGAAGTGACGAAGAGGGTGAAAACAAGTCGATTTCTAGCTCAACAAGAAATCAAGAACCCTAGGGCCGCGGATCATTGCCATAAAGACAATGAAATATGCCACGTGTCGGAAGGTGGTCGAAATTCGACATGTTGTAACAACAAATGCATGGATTTAGGTTACGATGATCACAATTGTGGTGCTTGCAAGAAAAAATGTCCATTCACAGAGACTTGTTGTAGAGGCCAATGTGTGAATTTGTCTTATGACAAAAGGCATTGTGGATATTGCAATAATAGGTGCATGACAGGTGGATATTGTTTCTATGGCATATGTGATTATGCCTAAATATGGATCGATGAAGACCTCAACTcattctttacttttgatgtttgattttcataaaaatactatttttagtGGAAGAAAAGCtcaatttatacatataaaatatttatttttaccaaTAAAAGTAATTAACCACATTTATATTTTGTGGTTTAATTAGTTACTCCTAAGAAACATGGGATTTATACGTACATATGTATGGTGTAACAATTTCATACAGAGTGTATATTGATAAGTATTTTTGTAAACAATTTATTGTAATAGCTAGGGATATATGCTCATAAACTTTGATGCGATTGGTTCAACTTTATTAAACCTTTAATTTCTACTTTTGCCATTAATTGCTTTCTTCAGTCGCATTTCGAGcgaataatatatcaaaatacttTGTTAACTACTTttcctccttttccttcttcttaatTTAGCccactaacaaaaaaaaatagtttaataaaTATACAGTGTATATTTCATGTTTAGTTAAGCAATATTCAGCCTTTTGAGTGTATTATAATGTTGAGTTAGTGTATAActcatttatatataagttATATTCAACTTTTTGAGTGTACAACAATATATAATCATTGTATACTTTCTATAActtttttgactatttttaatGTACATAAAACATGGCcatgtttgtttcttttattgtaTGTATATTTAAGATCATCCCAAAGTTGAGGTGCTAATTAgtgtattttcattttatttgtaaaacaCCACTTGCAATGATATTTGAGTACTTAAGGAGATGATTTGATCCTGAAGTAGAAAAGTTACGCTAACCAAATAatcaataacaaaattataatgcATTAATTACTTTGTACATATTCTAGGCACACTTTAAGATGCTGTAAATGTCTAGCACATGGTTCTACAACTAAGAACTCAAAAAATTAGGTTCTAAAAACTAAGGATATACTTAGCgcttgaatttaaaatttcatcgGAGTTtcacatataaatatttataattttatcatattatgttagagtttagttttgagtttcatttgtcaaaaaaaacaaaatgcaaTACATTGTGCTAGAGACTTTTTCCTGTGCTCGataatgattaattttattcaatttttaaattacgttttaaattatcaaactttaaattaaattagtaatgtaaataaataaacttccaAGTTTTTAAGTTGTGATATTATAGAAGCTTAATTGTTTTAGGTTTTGGAATTTTGAATTAAACCAACACAAAGAAAAACTTATGATCACTTGAATTGGGAATATTTGTGGAGCACACTCAGGGGGATGGGATTTGGCAATACCTAAATAAAATGGATGAGGTTTTGTATGACCACAGTGAAGTTCTCTGTATTGATCAAAGGCTCACTATCTGACTTCTTTTCCTCTAGGAGAGGATTGAGACAAGGAGATCCCCTTTCTTCTTTTCTGTTCATCCTAGCTACAAGAGGTTTAAGTGATATGCTGAAGATTCCTCAGGTTAATAACAAAATTAGGGGCTTCACTTGGAGTGTCTATCTCTCACCTTCAATATGCTGATGACAATATTAGTATTTTGTGAGGCGGAAAGTGAACAATTGAAACACTTAAGGgttattttcattttgtttgaagCAATATCTGTACTCCATATCAATTGTGGAAAGAACATTATTTATCATGTGAATGAAGTACCAGAGATCAGCCTCCTGACAGACAGTTTAGGTGGTAAGATAGGGGGAACTCCCCACCACCTATCTTGGCATGCCTTTGGGAGCTAAGCAGGGGCGGACCAATAAGTCAGAtgtgggtgctcgagcacccattgtTTTTcgaaattttttgtatatatatatatagaaaatatgatacatatgttattataatttaaatgagcAGCCATAAAACAAAAACAGCTGTAGGTAAGCTGGTTTAAACCTCTGCAATAAGAGGCGTGAGGGTTCAAAACCCGccatatatctttttttaaattttttccagcGAATTTTATGTTAAAGGAAGTGGACACCCACAACCTTTAAATCTTGGATCCGCCAATGGAGCTAAGAGTAAAATCTTTGAGCATGTGAAACTCTATGGTAGAAAAATATGAAAGGAAGTTGTGAGTTTACTAAACATCTCAATTGAAATCAAGGAGTTGTGACCTTCGAAGATGATCGAAAATAGGAAGATACCACATAAAATAGCTTACTTCACATGGCTTGTTGCAAGACAATCTGTTTTGACTCAGGATAACTTAATGAAAAGAGGAAAGACAAAAGCACTTATGCTCagatgcttttttttttgtgaagctGAGGCAGAGATAATagatcatcttttttttttttgcattgtaAAGTGACGGAGAAACTATGAAAGTATATCATTAACCTGAGAGGTATCACATGGATCATGCCAAAAAATATGCAGAAGTCCTAACATATTGGAATAGAGACGGAAACCAGTCAAGACACAAGGAGAAAGAGAAGATTGTCCCTGCCTGGATAATATGGAGTGAGAGAAATTAGAGATGTTTTGAGAACAAGAGCATCCCTTTCGAAAGCACTAAAATGAATTTTTCAGTGACCTTTTACTTTTGGTGTATCCATATCTATTCCAAGAATTCGGGGGGACATCACCATATTCTCAGATAGTTTATGAGGGAAATAGGTATTCAGATTCTTTTTTATAAACCCTCTATACTTTCGATGTAATTACTACAGGAGTTCACTATTGGTGTACTTCTCTGTTTATAATACCTaactttctaaaaaaaaaaaaaaacgcaCAAGTACTCCCCCAATCTATACccgaaattttagagacacatttatactatataaggtcctattacccctgaacttattttataaataattttttatccctTTTCGGTCTAGGTGACGATATCTTGTGAGCGCATCTCGTGTTGTCATTTTTTCAAGcaagtgtcacgtaggccgaaaagaggtagaaaattatttacgAAATAAGTTTAAGgtagtaataggaccttaatatagtataaatgtgtctctgagatttcgaacaTAGATTTAGAGTAGTTatacattttctcaaaaaaaataaaaccatctaaaattTGTTATCTTTCAATAAGATTTTTTATAACAAGAGCCAAGGTAATGTATTGAATTACATGGATAGTATTTTGTTAACTTGAGACAATCCTTACtaatataaataagaattacCGGcagaaaagttaaatatttaaatttttcatacaaGTACTAAAATCATAAACTATAATCATACTTAAAAAGTTTATCTCAATTTTTTACGCTTGATATTTGACATCcaacaatatttaattttgtctattgtacatatttttactagttatatatgattataatattatttggatTCTTTAACTTATGGGTCATAATACATAAGTTTCAATCGTCTTAATAGAAAAGAATTTGCGACGTAAGAAAAAATGTTTCAAATCAGggaatgaaaaatttatttacGTATAGACTCTTGTTGTGCAATTGTTGAAAACGTATTAACGTTACCATTGACATTTAACATCTCTAATTTCTAtgagaaaaaaacaaacaatctTTCTAATAATTTTATGGTAGATGATTAATTGGatcaacaacaaaatatacatatactgATATAATTTAAAGCACAAGGCAAACTAGAACACATATTGAAAGGGATGGattgataaaattttatgataacGAAACGAAGTATAAAATtagaatattatattaaattaatattttgataatttgataAGATAATGTGTTTGCAACCTAAAGTTTCACGATAAACTACTAtttatttgagttttgattATTTCCTTATCTAATATTTATATCATCTAAAATTTCATgattaaaaattacaaaataatgtatttttctaataacaaaaaaactttttcataaaattttatttataaaaacttaagatttttttcatgaaattctaTTAGATGCAATATATTCATTGTGTTAAAATTTTATGTACTAGTTATCTAGTATTTCTCagtttttattattctttttattttgttactaaAATTACCTATAAAAGGTGACTAGTATTGTTAGAATTAAAAAAGACAAGGAGCAATTTCTCGAGATGAAATCTACTTAGAAGAGAAGTGTCTATGTTATAAGATAATTTTGAGATGAAATCTACTTAGAAGAGAAGTGTCTATGTTATATCTTGGCATTAAATGCAaatgaataatagtatatataaaagataattttgaaaaactttggatcgtagattaaaaaataaaatatgaaattttctcCTCCATTGTGAAATTTTAACCCATTTTTGATTTGttgaattttatcatttaaaagagtaattttttttatatattcttaacttatgacttttaacttataaattacttttaaaaaagtcaatcaaaatatttttaatatcttaaaaGTTTGAATACGTAGAACATGTCATGACAATTATGAGACCATAAAATCATATCACCATTCACCAAAGTAAAATAGAGTTTAAAGTCAATTGTTTCTAAATAATTCTTAGCCGATCATCTTGTTAtactctttaaatttatttgttcacaaaaaataaataattaatttatagagtaaataattaattacatttaaaagaaaaatcaatctATAAAAATCGATTTACATTTAAATTTCTCTTATAAAATCAACctccaaaaattaattttctaaaatatgtgTCTGTTATGCTTTAACCATCTCATCAACACCATGGACCCTAGTGAAAATGATCCCATAATAAGATAAAGAGCTCATGCACAATATTTATATTCTTCGACTaaatatttcttgaaaaataaaatgattaatttttttttatatccatTATCTTGAGAATGAAAAACTCTAATACAATGAAATTCTCTTTTTTATGAGTTTAAATTCGAAAGTCAGTAGATTTCagtcactaaattaatataaatttatcttctaattgtcaaaatattcatgaaagtattaaaattttgaaaatatgtcaatattataataataatttatgcttcactaaaattttaaagagaattattatttttcactctttttttaACGTTTGAAAAATTAACTCCTAGTGTATTactattcaattttttatattttttttaaaagcatgatcaaatatttttattctctAATTAAAATGAATGCATAATGGAAAAAACTGGCGTTTAATTTGTAGCCACCAAATAttgtaaaatgatattttagtcGTCGTAAAGTTCGTTCGGACCCTTCCGCGGCGCCGCTCGTCAATTGCAACCACTCCGATACTCCGTCGTGGTTGGTCGCCGCCGGCTGGGAAAATTCTTCCTCTCTTTTCAAGTCAAGGTCAGTAACAACTGTTGACCTGCTCTTTCTCTTTACTGGTCAATGTTTATATTTAGAGACGAGAGACTCAtcagtattatttttttaagcttTACTACTGTAAGATCCGAAGctatatatgtaaattgtatTGTTGAAATCTAATTGTTCCACGGAATTTGCAATTGCTGAAACGTAGGTTGGCTTTGAGTGAGTTGCTGAATAATTAGAGAGCATCCGGATTTTATTTGACAGCTGATGTTTTGATTGAATAAATTTCTGTTCTTAGTTGTCCATATAACGTAAGATCCAAATATGTATATACATTGTGTTTCTTAAATGCTAGCCATGGTCAGGAATTATGTACAATTTGTTACTTGCTCAAtctatttttacttgtccaACAATGACTTGGAAATTATTCAATAAAACAAAGTCAATAATTTGGATAATAAGTATAGAtaataataagggtaaaatcCTTTGGGAtggcccagtggtttgagcttgggacttccatatTGGATATCTCAAGTTTGTAACCCCTTGCCAATAAAAATAAGAGGTTTACCTTTTGGATTGAGCTCATTACCCGGGGCTTGTCTAATGCGGGTTACCTCTCGTGTGTAGTTTGCGAGCTGTTGTGCGCACCCAAAGGTAGCGGCTACAGTTTCCCTTGTCAtaagaagggaaaaaaaagtaataaggtaaaatggtaaattatcttttaattttcttaactGGACTAGTAAAATCGGACATCTTTTTTCAGTGTAGTGGACAATAAAAATGGATGGAGAGAATAATTTATAAGTATAACAGCTATTCGTAACCTGTAACTCTTTGTACGGTATACTGACTATACTCAATTTGGTCAATGTATACTATTGTCTCAGCATCGCACTAACTTATCTGCCTCGTCAGAATGATGGATTACAGAAACAAGCTAGTCTTGGCTCCAATGGTCCGAGTGGTAAGTACCTTCAAGTGAATTTAAATTAGAGCAGTCCTGTTT
Proteins encoded in this window:
- the LOC107022860 gene encoding stigma-specific STIG1-like protein 1 translates to MMKLIKVIVIIAITMALTISLLTMQHKSNNPGFHEDVKVSDVEVTKRVKTSRFLAQQEIKNPRAADHCHKDNEICHVSEGGRNSTCCNNKCMDLGYDDHNCGACKKKCPFTETCCRGQCVNLSYDKRHCGYCNNRCMTGGYCFYGICDYA